Genomic DNA from Verrucomicrobiota bacterium:
GCAAGGCCACAACCCCGGAGATGGCTTGCACCGTGCTGTTGGTGGAAGACGAACTCACCTCGCGTAATGTGGTCGCCATCGCCCTCAAACGAATGGGCTTTACGGTGCTGACGGCGGCGGACGGCGTCGAGGCGGTGGAACTCTTCCGGCAGCACCAGGCGATCATCCGCTGCGTGCTCTGCGACCTAACGATGCCCCGCATGAACGGCTGGGAAACGTTGACCGCGTTGCGCCAACTCGCACCCGGCCTCCCGGTGATCCTGGCCAGTGGTTACGGCGAAGATCAGGTAATGGAAGGCCATCACCCGGAAATGCCCCAGGCGTTTTTGGGCAAGCCTTACGAATTGAAGGAACTGCGCCAAACGCTCGCACGCGTGTTGGCCCCGGCCACCGACTGAATCCGGCTACGAAAGCAAAAGGCCGGCTTGCGCCGGCCTTGTTGCGTGAAATGATTGGGCTTCCGGTTACTTCTTGGGTTCGCTGGCCGGTGCCTTGGGGGTGCCCGACGGAGGTTTGGGCGGTTCCACCGGCTTCAGGCTTTCGTCCAGAATTTCAATCGCGGCCTCACTCTTCATTTTCTCCAAGAAGGGCTGCATCTGCTTGCGCACTTCCTGGCCTTGCAACCCCTTCTTGATGTCTTCGGACACCGCCGCGTATTCGGATTTTTTGGCGGGAAACTTTTCCAGGGTCTTGATGATGTGATAGCCGAAGGTGGTGGTCACCACGTCGCTGATCTTACCAACTTCCTGGCCAAACGCAGCCGCCTCGAACTCGGGCACCATCTGGCCGCGGCCAAAGGTGTATTCGCCGCCTTTGTCCTTGGAACCAGGGTCATCGGAAAACTCCTTGGCGAGCTTGCCAAAGTCTTCGCCCTTCTTGGCGCGTTCCAGAATGCTCTCGGCCAGCTTGCGCTTCTCCGCCTTCTTGGCTTCGGGCAAATCTTTCTTCTGGGCGGGGTTTGGGGTGGGATCTTCCGAATCCTTGGTGCCGATCAGGACATGCGCGGCGCGCACGCGTTCCGGTTCCTCGAATTGCTTGGCATTTTCGTCGTAGTATTTCTTGGCATCGGCATCCGAGATGGTGATTTTGGAACGAACTTCGCGCCCGACGACTTCGTCGCATAAGGCTTGTTCGGTGACGCGGTTGGTGAACTGAGCCATGCTCATGCCCAGCGCCTTGATCTGGGTCTCGAACATTTCCGGGTTGGGCATGCGCTTGCGGGAGTCCGCAATGAATTTCTCCACCTGGTCTTTGGCCTTGGTTTTATCCTCGGCGGTGGCACGGTTGAGGAGCAGGTGGGTAATGACGAGGCGGTCAAGCAGCATGGCCTCATACTTGCCGCGCTGTTCGAGCGGGATTTGCTGGCCCTGGTTGCGGGCGTTGGCGGCCAGCAACGTGTACGCCTCATCCACTTCCGAGCGCTTGATTTCAATGCTTTTGCCCTTGGCCACGACTTTGTCCGGGAACAGGTCGTTCAGCGTCGCGGCGGGCGCGGCGGCAGGTTTATCCGCTTTGGTTTCAGCGGCAGTGGCGCAGGTCAGGGCAAAAGCCGTGAAGCCGGCGACGGTGAGTACGATGGGTAGTTTTTTCATTAGTTCTTCGGTTGCTTATGCCTTCGTATCTTCAGAGTGAGGAGCGCCATAAATAAATGGAGGCTGCAGGGTTTCTGCCCGCAACCGCCGGCGTATCAGGCACCAAAGCCGTCGGCGATAAAATGTTATATTGGGATTTCCGGGCTGAATTTATAATTTAACGGTCCGGACGTTAAAGATGTCGGGATCTTTCTGCATCTCCTCCACCACAGCCTCCGAGGGGACGCTATCGAGGTTTAAGACGGTGAGGGCCTGGCCACCGACGGCATCGCGGCTGAGGCTCATGTTGGCAATGTTGATGTTGTGCTTGCCCATCAGGGTGCCAATCTGGCCAACGATGCCCGGGCGATCTTTGTTATTGAAGATGCAAAGCACGCCGGAGGGGATGATCTCGACCGGTTGCCCCAGCAGGCGCACAATGCGCGGTTGATGTTTCTTGCCAAGGATCGTGCCGCCGGCGCTGACCTTCTGGGTGCCCGAGAACGCGGCGATGTGCAGCCATTCATTGTAATCGCTTTCCTCATTGGATTTGATTTCTTCCACCAGCACACCGCGCGAATTGGCCACGCTGCGCACGTTGACGGAATTCACCTCTTTGCCAACCGTCTGGGCCAGGAAGCCCATGAGCACGTGCCGGGTAACGAGGTCCGTGGGGATTTCCGCCGCCTTGCCGCCAAAGGTAATGACGATGCGATCATTGCGCTTCGGGGCCACCTGCGCCAACACCGCGCCCAACTTCTCGCCGAGGCTGAGGAACGGTTTCACGGCTTCGTACGTCTTGGCGTCCAAGCTGGGCATGTTCACCGCGTTGCGCACCGCCCCGGTAGTCAGGTATTCAATGATTTGTTCGGCCACTTCGATGCCGACGTTTTCCTGCGCCTCGTCGGTGCTGGCACCCAAATGCGGCGTCATGATGACCTGCGGTAATTCGCGCAGCGCGAAATCTTTCGGCGGCGGTTCCACTTCATAAACGTCCAGCGCCGCCCCGGCGACTTTGCCCGCCTTGATGGCTTCAAAAAGATCCTTTTCATTGACGATGCCGCCGCGCGCGCAATTCAGAATCCGCACCCCTGTCTTCATCTTGGCGAACGCCGCCGCGTTGACCATGCCCTTGGTTTCATCCGTCATCGGCATGTGGACGGTGATGAAATCCGCCTGGGTGAAGATCTCGTTCAGCTCGACCACTTCGACCTGCATCGCCTTGGCGCGAGCCAACGAGAGGTACGGATCATACGCCAGGACCTTCATGCCAAAGGCAATGGCGCGTTTGGCCACTTCGCCACCGATGCGGCCCATGCCGAGAATACCGAGGGTCTTCTGATACAGTTCCATGCCGGAGTACGCCTTGCGGTTCCATTCGCCCGCCTTCATCGAGGCATTCGCCTGCGGAATCTTGCGGGCGAGGGACATGAGCATCGAAAACGTCAGTTCGGCGGTGGAAATCGTGTTGCCGCCGGGCGTATTCATCACCAACACCCCGTGCTCGGTGGCGGCTTCGACATCCACGTTGTCCACCCCTACCCCGGCGCGGCCCACCACGCGCAAATGCTTGGCGGCTTCCATCACCTTGCGGGTGACCTTGGTTTCAGAACGCACGACCATGGCGTGCGTGTCCGCCACGAGCGGCAACAGTTCCGCCTCGGTGAGCTTCTGTTTGAGCACCGTGACATTGAACCCGGCACACTTTTGCAGAAGGGCAATGCCCTTCGGCGATACTGGATCACAGACCAAAATATTCTTCATAATAAAAACTGGCGGGAATCTAAAACAACCGGTCCGGCGGGTCAATGAAGGATTTTAGGCCGGCGGGAATCACGTTGCCGGTGAAGCGCTTGCATCCGCCACTAATAACCCGCTTACGGCGCAGAAAACGCCCTGCGGGGCAGGCGCGCTACTTCGTCGGCGCTTTGCGACCAGGCACGAAGGTTACCTGGATTTTGGTGAAGTTCTTCTGATCCGGGAAAACCTGCTTGGGCGTCGCCATCCCTTTTTCAAACGGGAAAACCGCCAACGGCCCGCCCCCGTTGTGGTCGGTGAATTCCACGACGAACCGATATTTGCCATCCGGCATGGACTGTTGTTTGCCGTCGCATCCGTCCCAGGTTGCGGTGCGCGTTCCGTGGGAACTTAGCGTTGCGCCGGTGGAACCATCCACGGCCGCGAGACCCGCGCGGGCCTGATTCCAAGCGCCAAGATATTTCTGCCGTTTGCCGCCAAAGCGCGTGATCGTCTTGACGAAATTGGTATTGGCATCCGTCACCCACACGGCCAGCACATTTTTGGGACTGTATTTGCCATGGGGATTCACGGTGGTAAATTCCAGCGTCGCGGTTCCCTCGGTCGCCGTAGCGCCGAACAGTCTGCCCGCCATCGCGAGCAGCAAAACGACCACCCACCCAGTCAAAAGTTGAGTTTGTTTGATCATAGCGTCTTTAAAGGAAATGGTGCGCGATATAGGATTTGAACCTATGACCCCTTCCGTGTCAAGGAAGTGCTCTACCCCTGAGCTAACCGCGCACGCGGTGGACGCGTATTAGGGAGAATCCCGGCGCATTTGGCAAGCGCGAATCTCAAAAAAATCATCCCCTTTACCGCCCGCCGGTTTCGTGCTAAGAGAAAGGCCATGATTATTGTTGCCCGCTGCCTGCTCGCCGCCGCCTTTCTGGGTTGGCTGTGTCAACCCGTCGCCGCCGAGGTGCGCCTGGCGCAAACCAATGGTGAATGGCGGGTGTCCGCCGCCGGTTATGAGGCGACGGTGGGAGCCGATGGCTGCCTGACGAGCTTCCGCGTCGGCGGCCAGGAGTTCTTCAAGTCCGCCGCCAAATTCCCGCGCGGATTGTATCCTTTCCTGAACGGGCTACTGCCCGTACCACAGGTCACGCGGGAAGCGGATGCGCTGGTGGCGCGCGGGGACAAGGTTTCCGCGCGTTATGAGTTTGCCAACAACGCAATCACGTACACGCTATCCAATCAGCACAAGGAGAAAATCCTGGGCGTGCTGGTGCTTGATCCTGCCGTGAAGGTGGTGAACGACGCCGGCAAGCTGCGAAAAACCCCCACGGCCAACAGCACGCAGAAAGTCACCTGGTTCGCGGGCAGTGCCAGCCTGGGCATGGAGGGCGGGTCGCGGATTTGGAGGCCGTGGGGCGACGGCTTACAGGTATGGGAAGTGGCGGTCGCGGCCAATGAGTCACAGCAGGTGCGCCTGACCGCCAACCCGGCCACGCCGGAGCAACTGGCCAAGGCCCGCGAGTTCGCCAACCGGCCACCGCCGCCACCACCCCAAGACCCGAAGGGGCCGATGTGGGATTTGGCGGCGTTATCCAAAGCGCCCAAGACCTTTCCGGCGGCGGCGTTTCAGACGAATGAATTGCAGGCGCTGTTTTTTGAGGGGTTGCCGTTCGAGGGCAAACCCACGCGGGTGTTCGCCTGGCTCGGGATGCCCAAGGTAAAGCCCGGTCAAAAGGTCCCAGGCATGGTGTTGATTCACGGCGGCGGCGGGACGGCATTCGCGGAATGGGTACGCCTGTGGAATGAGCGCGGTTACGCCGCGATTGCCATGGATACGTGTGGTTGCGTACCCGGTGGCAGTCATAAAGAGGGACGACCGCATCATGCCGACGGCGGCCCGGCGGGTTGGGGCGGCTGGGGGCAGATTGATTGGGCGCGCGAGGACCAGTGGACGTACCACGCCGTGGCGGATGCCGTGCTGGCGCACTCGCTGTTGCGCGCCTGCCCGGAGGTGGACGCCCAGCGCATCGGTTTGACGGGCATTTCCTGGGGCGGCTACCTGACCTGCATCGTGGCCGGGGTGGATTCGCGGTTCCGGTTCGCCGTGCCGGTGTATGGCTGCGGCTTCACGGATGAGCATGGTTTCGCCGGCAGCGTGAAGAGCCTCGGCCCGGAACGCGCCGCGCGCTGGATGCGCTGGTGGGATCCTTCGGCGTACCTGCCCAAGGCCGCGATGCCGTTCCTGTGGGTCACGGGCAGCAACGATTTTGCCTACACCATGAACGCGCTGCAAAAATCGTACCGCCTGCCCACGGGCGGGCGCAACCTCTGCATCCGCCTGCGCATGCCGCACGGCCACGGCGGGGCGGGCGAGAAGCCCAAGGAAATCCAGATATTCGCCGACAGCCTCCTGAAGGACGGCGCGCCGTTGCCGCGCGTGACCGCCCAAGGCCGCGAGGCCCGCACCGCCTGGGCCACGTGCGAATCCAAGGTGCCCGTGGCCAAGGCCGAACTCTGCTTCACCCGCGACACCGGCAAGTGGCAGGATCGCAAGTGGGAGCTGGCCCCCGCGCAGCTCGTGGCGGGCAAGGCCACGGCTCCCCTGCCCGACCAGACGAAGGTGTATTACTTCAACTTCACCGACGAGCGGGAGTGCGTCGTCAGCACCGAGCACGAGGAACTCCCGTAACGCCCCGCCATGGACCTTACCAACCCGAGCTGGCTCGATGCCAATTACCTCTGGGCTTCCGTCATCTGGAGCGCGGTCGGGATGGGCTATTTTGTTTATGGCAAGCGCCAGCAGGCTTTGGGGCCGCTGTTTGGCGGCATATTCATAATGGGTGCCTCGTACTTTATCACCTCCGCCGCCGGGCTGAGTGCGCTCAGTCTCGCCATTATGGCCGCGATTTACTTCCTGGGGCGGGATTAGTCGCACCGCCAGCCCGCAAATTATTCTTGTAACTCCCCCCGCGTTTCTTTACAACGATTGGCACATTTAAACGGTACCCAAATATAATATATGATGAAAACATGCTCTGTGATTACCACGGTTGGCAGCGCGCTGTTGCTCGCCGCCACGGTTTCTTCCGCTTCCACCGGTTCGCCCTTCTACGGCGATCCCCCGGATGAACGCCATGCCTGGGCCGTCCACGACCACAACCGCCCGCAGCCGCCCCGCGTGGAACCCCTGCCGGCCAGCTCGCTGGATACCAAGGCGCCCGCCGGAGCCGTGATTCTTTGCGACGGCACCGAGGCCTCCCTGGCCAACTGGGAAGCCGACAAGAACGGCAACGAACCCACCAAGTGGATCATCCACGACGGCGCGATGGAATGCGTGCCGAAGTCCGGCTACGTCCGCACCAAGCAGAAGTTCGGCGATTGCCAGTTGCACGTCGAATGGGCCGCGCCGACCCCGCCTCAGGGCGAAAGCCAGGGCCGTGGCAACAGCGGCATTTTCCTCATGGGCGCGGTGGAAATCCAGGTGCTCGACAATTACAACAACCCGACCTACGCCGACGGTTTCGCCTGCTCCATGTACGGCGTGAACCCGCCCAAGGCCAACGCGCTGCGGCCCCCCGGCGAATTTCAATGCATTGATATCGAATTCCGCCGACCCGTTTACAAGGATGGCCAATGCGTCGAGCCCGGCTACGTCACCGTGAAATGCAACGGCATCCTCGTGCAGGACCATACGCAGATCGAAGGCGGCACCGGCCATCGCGGCCGCAGCAAGCCCGGCCCGCTCCCGGAAGTCGGCCCGCTCAAACTGCAGGACCACGGCAACCCGGTGCGTTTCCGCAACATCTGGATCCGTGAATTGCCGCCCCGCAGCGGCGCGATCACGACCTACGGCCCGCTGAGCGCCAGCGAAGTCGCCGCCCAGCGCAAAGAGACCGCCGCCACCCTCCGCAAGGACGCCGCCACCCTCACCGAACCCGTGGCCAAGGCGACCCGACTCATGGAATCGCTCGTCTATGAAAACGACGCCGCCACCCTCAAGCAAGTCGAACAGATGTTCGGCGAGTACGTCGGCAAGCTCAAGGCGCTCCCGGCGGACAAACTGAACGCCGCCAAAGATGAGGCCAAGCGCACCGCTGAATATTTTGGTTACATGGGTAAATTCAAACTGCTGCCGGAAGGCTTCGCCCCGAAGGCCGAGCTGACCCAGTTCGTCAAGCAGCAAGGCTGGGACAAGAAGAAGTAAGCGGACTCAGTCTCCCGAACGTTCTCTCGCACTGGCAGCCGTCCCAAACGGCTGCCAGTTTGCTTTTATAGCGGGGCCCAGGCGTCCTTGCGATTGCGCAGCCACCACCAGCGAGGATGATTTGATGCGCCGCACGCCGTTATTCTGGAGCAAATTCGTCCAACCCAAGCTGGAGAAGGATTGTAAGCGTAACGCCGAGCACCTCTTGACAAGAGGTGAGAGAACCATGAGAGGCGTCAGATAAATCGGCTCTGACGGTTATGAGGCGAGGCGTTGTAGCGCTGGCTGGTGGCGCTTCGACCAAGCCGCCGGGGTGACTTCCGGGATTTGGCGGTTGGTCATGTGGGGCAGGCGGGTGAGGACTTCTTTGAGATAGCTGTACGGGTCCAACTGACGGCGGCGGCAACTTTCAATCACCGTGTAAAGGATGGCACTGCGTTCGCCCGCGTCCGCGTCCCCAATAAAGAGCCAGTTCTTTTTGCCGAGGGCGGTGGGCCGGATGGCATTCTCGACCAAATTATTATCAATCTCCACCCGGCCATCATTGAGGTAAACCTCCAAACCCGGCAGTTGGCCTAACGCATATTCCAAGGCGGCACCCATGGCGCTCTGCGGCAGAAAGCGTTTCTTGGCCTGGAGACCGAGCCAGGCACGTTTCAGCCGCTGGACGATGGGGCGGCTCTGGCTTGCCCGGATGGCTTCCCGCAAGGCCGGACCCGCTTTCACGCGGCGCAATTCGGCTTCAATCCGGTAAAGGTTTTGGATCTGGCGCAAGATCCAGCCAGCCGTCGACGGGGCGGTTTCGCGGGCTTCATAGAACTTGCGCCGCACATGCGCCCAGCAGCCCGCCAGCGTGATGGGTTTGGCATGACTCTTGGCAAACGCCCGATAAGCGGTGTACCCATCGCATTGGACTGTGCCCGTAAAATCCACCGGGATGACGCGTTCCAGGCAGGCGGCGGCCCGGCTGGTGTGCCACTGGAAAAAGACATCGCCACCGGGACGACTGCCTGTCCATAGATACCCTTGCCGGGCCCGGCCGGCGCCGGGCTCCAGATAATCAATGGGCGTTTCGTCCACCTGCACATAACCACCCGCCATGACCCCGGTGCGAATCTGCTCATAGATGGGTTTGAGCCACGCGGCCGCCAGATCCACCCACCGGGCTAAGGTTTGGCGAGGGAGATAAACCCCATGGCGGCGTTGAAAAATCTGTTCCTGCCGATACAGCGGCAAGTGGTCGCAATACTTGGCGACCACGAGGTGCGCGATCAAGGCGGGGGTAGCCAGGCAGCGTTCTTGCAACGTCGGCGGCAAAGGCGCGATCACGGGCGGATTCTCCGGCTCCGCGCGTTGCACGTATTTACGGCGCACCACCCGTCGGCGCAAGAACCGCCCCGGTTCGTAATCCAGTTGCTCATTCACCTCCTGGCCGATGCAGCGCCACTGCTCCGGTTGGGCCTTGACCGGCTCCGGATCAATGACCTCTTCGATGACGGGCAGGTTCTCCGGCAGCCGGTTCACGCGGGCGTTGCGTGGGGCACGCACCGTCGGAGTTGGGGCGGGCGGCGTGGCGGGTGCGGGGGCAGCAGCCGGGGCGGCCCCGTGTGCCAGTCCGAGCAAAAGCTGGAGTTGCGCCGGATCGAGTTTTTCGCTGCTGGAGCCAAACACGCGGCGCACCAGCGCATCGATCTTTTGCCGCAACAATTCGTTCTCGCGCAGGCTCTGCGCCAACGCCGCCTGGCATTCTTCCAGGCGGCGGCTCAGTGCTTGTTCGCGCGGCGTCAGCGTCACGATGATCAGACGCTGGCCTTGCCGCGATGTTCAATATATTTGCAATATTATTTAAATTATTTTACGACCGCGACTCACCCCTCGCGCTCATACCACGGCCGCAGCTTGGCCCCGCGCAAATCCACCCCCTCGGTCAACAACGCCAGGGCCTCCGGGCGCACGCACAGCTTGAGCGTTCCCGGTGCGAGGGTCTTGGGCCAGGAGAAGGTGCCCTGTTCCAACCGCTTGGTCAGCACCCACAGCCCGGTGCCATCCCAGCAGAGGATCTTCAACCGATTGTGCCGGCGGTTGGTGAACACAAACAGCGCGCCTTGCCGGGGATCCTCGCCCAAGCGTTCGGCGGCCAGCGCGTGCAGCCCGTTGAAGCCTTTGCGCATATCGCACGCCTCGACGGCCACGAATACCTTGAGACTGCCGGTAAAGGTTAACATGGCTTCTGCTCCAGCGCCCGGACCAACGCCACCACCCACTCGATCTGGCGGGCATCCGAAAGCTCGGCGCGCACGCCCCGGGGAAGTTGCAAGCCCAGGGCCTTGCCACTGCCGGTCATGGGTACTTGGGTTTCCTGGACGACCGCCTCCAGCCAGCGAACCGTCGCGGGAGAGGCGCCAGCCTGCGAAGGGGGATTGGCTAACCCCCGCGCGCGCTTGCGGCGCAGTGCCCACGCCGCAAAGGTTTGATACTTGACGCCCACCAGCGCGGCGAACTTGGCCCCGCACAGGCCACTCTGTTCAAATTCGTTGAGCAGTTGCTCCCGGCGGCTGGGCGGGGTAAACACACGGCCACGCGTGTCGGTTTTGAGGACCAGCGGACTGGCTTCGGACGGCGGATTGTTCATCGTTGTCATAGCCGATGACTATGACAGTTCTACAGCGGTGCGCCAGAGGTGCTAGGCGTTACGCTTACGAAGGATTTCCAGGGTTTGTACCGCTATCTCAACGTCCCTACCCCGACGGCCCGAATCACTACCTGGTCAAAATCGAGGCCAAACTGGCAAAGCTACAGCGGAAACTCGCGACGATGCAGGTTATGCAGCCAGCTTGAGCGGGGTGCCCCCCTCAACGGGCTCCACTGGTTCGAGTCAGCGCTTCGCTCACGCTAAAGAATGCCGGCTTAGGCTGGCACTGCCGGTCGAACAGCATCGCGTGGTTGATCCGTCCTTGAATCGGGTAAGTATTCAGCCAGCTTCGCCCGTCATGCAGTCCCCAGAAGGTAACCCGGGTGACTTTATCCCGATGTTTGGCCAGTAGCCGGAACAATTCGGCGTATTGATCGGCCTGTTGTTTCAGGATTTCCGGCGGACAGATCGCTGCCTGGGGTTTTGCGCCCGGTTTGGCTTTCTCAGTCATGGCCAGGTCGGCGCCTGAGTTGCGCCGTCCCAGCACGTCCATGTCCAATTCCGTGATCATCACTTTCACGCCCGCCTGATAGAACTCCTCGATGCTCGCTTCCAGGTTGCGGAGCGGCACGCGGTCCAGCGCGTAATGCCCCTGGATGCCCACCGCGTCCAGCCGGCAACCGGCCGCCTTGAGCCGCGTGATCAGCTTCAGCACCTGCTTGCGTTTGCCCGGGCTCTCAATGTCGAAGTCGTTATAATAAAGCTGCACGTTGGGATCGGCTTCCCGCGCATACTGGAACGCCTTCTCGACGAAATCCTCGCCCACCGTGCTCAACCATTTGGAGCGTCGCAGGCCGTTCGGCTGGTGCTCATCAATCGCCTCGTTGACCACGTCCCAGCCCACCACTTGCCCCTGATAATGCTTCACCAGCGTTTGGATGTGGTTCTTCATCCGCTGCAGGACCAGCTCGCGCTTGGCCGGTTGGTTCCCGTCCTGGAACATCCAATCCGGGCATTGCTCGTGCCAGACCAGGCAATGGCCCACCAGCTTCATGTTATTGCTGCGCGCGAAGGCCGCCAGGGAATCGCCCGCCGCAAAGCGGAATTCGTTCTCGCGCGGCTCGGTCGGGGCGGGCTTCATGCAATTCTCGGCGGTCAGGCTGTTGAATTGTTCGCGCAACAGGGCCAGCTCCGTTTCTTTGAACGAGCCGGGCAACGACGGCACGGCGCAGCCGATATCAAAGTAGCCGCGGTAAGTTTCCTTGAGCGGCCGCGTTGGCGGCGCGGCCTGCAGGGAGGCGCAGAGGGATAACGTCAACCACACCGCTGGCAATGTCATGAATCGCTTCATCATAATCATACTCTACTTCCACAGGAACCCGACCAGCGTGCAGAGGATCGCGATCAGCGCGGCCACCAGCGATTCCCCGGCGATGAAGCCGGAGGCAATCGGGATGGAAAACACGTCGGCGTCTTTCTCATCCCACTTCATCCACAGCCACGCCAGCACGGCGCCGATGGCCATCGAGAGGCTGTTCTGAAACGGGATGACCCACGCCAACCCCAACCCCATCGCCGAGGGCAGGTACGGCGCGGTTTTGGGGAACAGCCGTTCCAGCACCGGCAACAGCACGCCCAGCAGCGCCCCGACCACAATCGCCCAGCGCGCCGTATGCGGCAACATCTGCACGCCTTGCGTCAACAGGTCTGCCACCGCTTTCCACATGTTGGCGGCGGGCGGGTTGAAGGCTTCCAGCGCGGCGCGGTCCGGCACCATCAGGTACCACGCCGGGATGATCGCCAGCGTGCCGAAAAAGATCCCGATGAACTGCGCGATGAATTGCTTGCGGGGATTGGCCCCCAGCAAGTAACCGCTCTTCAAGTCCGTCAGCAGGTCGGCGGAACTGCTCCCGGCGGAGGCCGTCAGGCCCGCCGCCGTCAGGTTGATGGTCACGTTGCCTTTCGCGCCGGGCAACACGGCATACAATAACTGCGTCAACTTCCCCATGGCGCCGATGGGCGTCGTATCCGTCTCCCCCGTGGCGCGGCAGCACACCAGCGACACAATGAACGACATCGCCACCGCCAGCAGCCCGAGGAAGATGTTAATCTTGAAGGCGACATATTGAACAATCACCAGCCCCACGGTGATGGGGATCAACCCGGCGATCAGCCACGTCACCGGCACCTCGATGGCGGCGAGCGCGTCATGCTGCGTGGTCTTCTCAGTCTTCTTGAACACATTGAAGGCGCGGCTCAGCGTGCGCCATTGCAGCGCCACGGACGTCAGGCTGGAGAACACCATGATCGCCGTGCCGCCCCAGAGCGCCCAGCGCACCGGGTTGATGACGCCGTTCTTCACCGTGAACGTGTGGATGTACCCCGCCACCCCGGCATTCGCCACATCCA
This window encodes:
- a CDS encoding IS66 family insertion sequence element accessory protein TnpB, whose protein sequence is MTTMNNPPSEASPLVLKTDTRGRVFTPPSRREQLLNEFEQSGLCGAKFAALVGVKYQTFAAWALRRKRARGLANPPSQAGASPATVRWLEAVVQETQVPMTGSGKALGLQLPRGVRAELSDARQIEWVVALVRALEQKPC
- a CDS encoding endo-1,4-beta-xylanase translates to MMKRFMTLPAVWLTLSLCASLQAAPPTRPLKETYRGYFDIGCAVPSLPGSFKETELALLREQFNSLTAENCMKPAPTEPRENEFRFAAGDSLAAFARSNNMKLVGHCLVWHEQCPDWMFQDGNQPAKRELVLQRMKNHIQTLVKHYQGQVVGWDVVNEAIDEHQPNGLRRSKWLSTVGEDFVEKAFQYAREADPNVQLYYNDFDIESPGKRKQVLKLITRLKAAGCRLDAVGIQGHYALDRVPLRNLEASIEEFYQAGVKVMITELDMDVLGRRNSGADLAMTEKAKPGAKPQAAICPPEILKQQADQYAELFRLLAKHRDKVTRVTFWGLHDGRSWLNTYPIQGRINHAMLFDRQCQPKPAFFSVSEALTRTSGAR
- a CDS encoding OPT family oligopeptide transporter → MSQPDQTRAPSPEDALEALPDIPVFPENATPEEKDQHWFTHYYQGDKQAQLTVRAVLMGGILGMFMALSNLYTTLKLGWSFGVAITACVLSYVIWNALRGLSGRRLTPMSILENNCMQSTASAAGYSTGATVGTAFGALLLMAAPDARTLALHPWYVLTPFVFLTAALGVFLAIPMKRQMVNYEQLRFPSGIAAAETLRSLYSHGREAMQKAYSLIAAMIIGGGIGLFRTWGTLAEQLSSLKHPQAWLEKLQRVLRIPEEIAFAGILAPLKQITLAGLAFEPSVLMIGAGVLSGLRVSLSMLLGSVLLYYVVVPPLYQMDVANAGVAGYIHTFTVKNGVINPVRWALWGGTAIMVFSSLTSVALQWRTLSRAFNVFKKTEKTTQHDALAAIEVPVTWLIAGLIPITVGLVIVQYVAFKINIFLGLLAVAMSFIVSLVCCRATGETDTTPIGAMGKLTQLLYAVLPGAKGNVTINLTAAGLTASAGSSSADLLTDLKSGYLLGANPRKQFIAQFIGIFFGTLAIIPAWYLMVPDRAALEAFNPPAANMWKAVADLLTQGVQMLPHTARWAIVVGALLGVLLPVLERLFPKTAPYLPSAMGLGLAWVIPFQNSLSMAIGAVLAWLWMKWDEKDADVFSIPIASGFIAGESLVAALIAILCTLVGFLWK